The sequence below is a genomic window from Luteimonas viscosa.
ATTCCCGCTCTGGCCGCTGCCGCTCGCGGTCGCGGTGACGTTCACCTTCGCCGCGCACCTCGCGCTGTGGCTGTCGATCCGTGACGGCCACATCGAAGCCTGCGTGCCGGTGCTCGAGGGATGCACCTCGATCAGCCGCGCCGCGCGTCATGGCCTCGGCAACCATCTGTTCCGATTGCTGGTGCTGCCCTGCGCCCTGCTGCTGGGCCTGCACTGGTGGCTGGCATCGCGCTGGCTGGGGCGCGGATATCGCGACGTGGCCTGGCTCGGGGCGATCGCCGCGGCGGCGCTGGCGGTGTATGCGACCTTCCTCGGCACCGACGGCGACACCTATCGCTTCCTGCGCCGCTACGGCGTGGTCTGCTTTTTCGGCTTCGGCTACCTCGCACAGTTGCGCTTCCTGCGTGGCCTGCGCGCACAGGCGCATGGCGACGGGCGCCTGGTTCCGGCGATGGTGGTGGTCAGCGCGATGATGTTGCTGCTGGGCGTGGGCAACGTCGCGGCGAGTGCGCTGGTCGCGGACGAAAGCCTGAAGGACCGGATCGAGAACGCGCTGGAATGGCAGCTCGGCTGGCTGCTGGCGGCGTGGTACGTGCTGCATGCCGCCTGGTGGCGGCGGACGGGCGCGAAGCTCGTGCCCGCCTGATCTGCAGGCATCACGGCGGGCGCCCGGGCGCGGTCCTGTCGTGGTTCAGCGGGAGGCGCGCGCCCCGGCGATGATGGAAGCGGCTTTCGCGGCGCTGTCGCGCACCTTGCTCCACTCGCGGGCGGCCAGCCACTCCTTCGGCACCATCCACGAACCGCCGATGCACAGCACGTTCGGCTGGGCCAGGAATTCGCCCGCATTGGCCTCGCTGATCCCGCCGGTCGGGCAAAGCTTCAGCGATGCGATCGGCCCGGCCAGTCCCTTGAGCATCGCCAGCCCGCCGACGGCGTTGGCCGGGAACAGCTTGCAGCAACGGAAGCCATGCGCCATCAGCTGCAGGAATTCGGTGGGCGTGGCGCCGCCCGGCACGGCGGGAATCGCCGCCCTGGCCAGCGCTTCGGCGAGCGCCGGTGGAGTGCCGGGGGTGACCAGGAAATCCGCACCGGTATCGATCGACTGGCGGATGTGCGTTTCATCGAGCACGGTGCCGGCGCCGATGACGATGCCGGGCAGTTCCTTCTTCAGCGCCGCCAGCGTCTCCAGGGCGGCGGGCGTGCGCAGCGTGAGTTCCAGCGAGGTCAGGCCGCCTTCCAGCAGCGCTTCGGCGATGCGGCGTCCCTGGTCGACGCTGTCGACGGTGATCACCGGCAGGATGCCGGCATCGCGCAGGAACTGTTCGGCGCGGTTCTGGAGGGCTTCGATGGTCATGGGTGGTGATTCGTGATTGGTGGATTCGTGATTGGTGATTGGTGATTCGGAAAACTGGTGGTCTTCGATCGGTGTGTCGATCCGGGGATACCCTGCGCGGGGAAGGCTGCCTGGATGAGGGGTTCCGACGAGTGAAGTCGTGCGCAGGGGGCGGGTCTCGCTCTTTCGAATCCCCAATCACCAATCACCAATCACGCATCTTTGGACTCGTGCGGCGCCTCGGCCGCCATGTGCGGATCGTTGCCGAGTTCGTACTCGGAATCGTAGTCCCACTGGCCGCCGTCGCGCGCGGGCGGGCCGCAGGAGATCGACAGCGCGCCCTGGTCGGCCGGCGACACCATCGCGCGATTGAAGGCGAACAGGTTGCGGCCGATGTCCCAGGCACAGTGCGCGGTGCTCGGTGCGAGTTCGCGCGCGGCCCATTCGTCGGCTGCGACCAGCGCTTCGAGCGTGCCGGCCTCGCCGTCGAGGCGGACGATGTCGCCCTCGCGCAGCCTGGCGAGCGGGCCGCCGCGCGCGGCTTCCGGAGTCAGGTGGATGGCGGCGGGAATCTTGCCCGAGGCGCCGGACAGGCGCCCGTCGGTGACCAGCGCGACGCGACGTCCCTGGTTCTGCAGCATGCCCAGCAGCGGCGCCAGCGAATGCAGCTCCGGCATGCCGTTCGCCTTCGGGCCCTGGTAGCGCACCACGGCGACGAAATCCTGCGGCAGCAGGCCGCTGGCATGCAGCTTGTTGAGCGCGCGCGGATCGTCGACCACCACCGCCGGCGCCTCGATCGTGCGGAACTCGGGCTTCACCGCCGAGAGCTTGATCAGCGAGCGGCCGAGGTTGCCGCGCAGCAGGCGCAGGCCGCCCTGCGCCTCGAACGGCGCGGATGCCGGCCGCACCACGGTCTCGTCGCCGCTCGTGGCCACCGTCGGCGCGAAGCCGAGCGTGCCGTCGGTCAGGGTCGGCTCGTCGCACCAGGCGCGCATGCCGCCGGGTAGCACGGTCTCGACGTCGGCGTGCATCAACCCGGCGTCGAGCAGTTCGCGGAACACGAAGCCGATGCCGCCGGCGGCGTGGAAGCGGTTCACGTCCGCCTCGCCGTTGGGATACACGCGCGCCAGCAGCGGCACCACCTGCGACAGCTTGTCCATGTCGTCCCATGTCAGGACGATGCCCGCCGCGCGCGCGACCGCCGGCCAGTGGATGGTGTGGTTGGTGGAACCGCCGGTGGCCATCAGCGCCACCACCGCGTTGACGATCGCACGTTCGTCGATCACCCGCCCGAGCGGACGGTAGTCGTCGCCGAGTGCGCTGATGCGCAGCGCGCGTTCGGTCGCGGCGCGGGTGAGCGCGTCGCGCAGCGAGGTGCCGGGATTGGCGAACGAGCCGGGCAGCTGCACGCCCATCGCCTCGAGCAGCACCTGGTTGGAATTCGCGGTGCCGTAGAAGGTGCAGGTGCCGGGCGCGTGGTAGGACGCGGCCTCGGCTTCGAGCAGCTCGTCGCGCGTGGCCTCGCCGGCGGCATAGCGTTCGCGCACTTCCGCCTTCTGCTTGTTCGGAATGCCGGGCGTCATCGGCCCCGCCGGGATGAAGATCGCGGGCAGGTGGCCGAAGGCGAGCGCGCCGATCAGCAGGCCCGGCACGATCTTGTCGCAGATGCCCAGGTGCACGGTGCTGTCGAACATGTCGTGCGACAGACCGATGGCGGTGGCCTGCGCGATCACGTCGCGCGAGAACAGCGACAGTTCCATGCCCGCGCGGCCCTGGGTGACGCCGTCGCACATCGCCGGCACGCCGCCGGCGACCTGGGCGGTGGCACCGAGGCTGCGCGCGTGTTCGCGGATCAGCTGCGGATAGGTCTCGTAGGGCTGGTGCGCCGAGAGCATGTCGTTGTAGGCGGTGACGATGCCCAGGTTCGGCGTGGCACCGCCGCGCAGGCGCGACTTGTCGGTCGGCCCGCAGGCGGCGAAGCCGTGCGCGAGGTTGCCGCAGCTCAGGCGCGAGCGGTTCGGCCCGGCCTGGTGCATGGCCTCGATGCCGGCGAGGTAGGCCGCGCGCGAGGCGCGGCTGCGGCGGCGGATGCGCTCGGTGACGTCGTGAAGTACGGGATGCAGGCTCATTGGCGTTCTGGCGATGAGGCGTGTCGATGGCGTCGCGACCGCAGGGTCACGGACACCAGTGGATGTGCAGCGGCGCGCCGGGCGTCAGGAACGCGATGCGCGCGGGATACTCGTGCGCATCGTCGCCGTCCAGCACGCGGTCGAGCAGCTTGCGCTTGCTCTCGCCGCGGATCAGCAGCAGGCGCGTGTGCGCGGGCGCGAGCCCGGCCGGGGTCAGGCTGATGCGGCGCAGGAACTTGCCGGCGCCCGGACAGCCGGTGGCGTCGACCGGCACATACGCCGCGCGCGAGTCGAGCGCGGCGTCGAGGTGTTGCATGCGCGGGAACAGCGAGGCGGTATGGCCGTCCTCGCCCATGCCGAGCACCACCACGCCGGCGGGCGCCTGTGCATGCAGGTTGGCGGCGCTGACCGCTTCCTCGATGCTGCGGCCGGGGCGGGTGATGTTCTCGAAACGCGCGGCCGCCGCGTTGTTGCGCAACAGCGATTCGCGGATCAGACGCGAGTTGCTGTCGGGATCGTCGGGCAGCAGCCAGCGTTCGTCGACCAGGGCCACGTCGACCCGGTCCCAGTCCAGCGGCGCCTTCGACAGCGCCTCGTACACCGGCGCGGGCGTGCTTCCGCCCGACAGCAGCAGTCGTGCGCGCGGCTGCTGCTGCAGGTCGCGTGCGAGTACCGAGGAGATCGCGACCGCCGCGGCCCAGGTCCACTGGGTCTGCGACTCGTAGCTGTGCATGCGCACGCGCGAGCCTTCGCCCTGTCCGGTGGAATCCTGCTGCGGGCCGTGGCCGGTCATGCCGGCGCGGCGTCCAGCGCTTCGCGGCGCGCGATCGCGGCCGTGCCGAGCAGGCCGGCATTGGGGTGCATGACCGCCAGCGACGGCACCCGCGCCATCGCCGGCGAGAACCGGCCCTTGTGCTCGAAGCGCTGCCGGAAGCCCGAATGCTGCAGGGCGTCGAGCATCTTCGGCACCACGCCGCCGGTAAGGAAGACCGCGTCCCAGGCGCCGAGGGTGAGCACCAGGTCGCCGGCGATCGCGCCGAACACCGCGCAGAACACGTCGACCGCGCGCATGCAGCGCGGATCGCCGGCCTGCGCGCGCGCGGTGACGTCGGCCGGCTGCATCGGCCCGGGATCCTCGCCGGCGAGCTCGCTGAGCGCGCGATGGATGTTGACCAGGCCGGGGCCGCAGACCAGGCGCTCGTTCGACACCCGCCCGAACTGCGCGGACAGGCGGTCGAGGATCGCCAGTTCCTCCGGCGTGC
It includes:
- the eda gene encoding bifunctional 4-hydroxy-2-oxoglutarate aldolase/2-dehydro-3-deoxy-phosphogluconate aldolase, with amino-acid sequence MTIEALQNRAEQFLRDAGILPVITVDSVDQGRRIAEALLEGGLTSLELTLRTPAALETLAALKKELPGIVIGAGTVLDETHIRQSIDTGADFLVTPGTPPALAEALARAAIPAVPGGATPTEFLQLMAHGFRCCKLFPANAVGGLAMLKGLAGPIASLKLCPTGGISEANAGEFLAQPNVLCIGGSWMVPKEWLAAREWSKVRDSAAKAASIIAGARASR
- the pgl gene encoding 6-phosphogluconolactonase, coding for MTGHGPQQDSTGQGEGSRVRMHSYESQTQWTWAAAVAISSVLARDLQQQPRARLLLSGGSTPAPVYEALSKAPLDWDRVDVALVDERWLLPDDPDSNSRLIRESLLRNNAAAARFENITRPGRSIEEAVSAANLHAQAPAGVVVLGMGEDGHTASLFPRMQHLDAALDSRAAYVPVDATGCPGAGKFLRRISLTPAGLAPAHTRLLLIRGESKRKLLDRVLDGDDAHEYPARIAFLTPGAPLHIHWCP
- the edd gene encoding phosphogluconate dehydratase, whose protein sequence is MSLHPVLHDVTERIRRRSRASRAAYLAGIEAMHQAGPNRSRLSCGNLAHGFAACGPTDKSRLRGGATPNLGIVTAYNDMLSAHQPYETYPQLIREHARSLGATAQVAGGVPAMCDGVTQGRAGMELSLFSRDVIAQATAIGLSHDMFDSTVHLGICDKIVPGLLIGALAFGHLPAIFIPAGPMTPGIPNKQKAEVRERYAAGEATRDELLEAEAASYHAPGTCTFYGTANSNQVLLEAMGVQLPGSFANPGTSLRDALTRAATERALRISALGDDYRPLGRVIDERAIVNAVVALMATGGSTNHTIHWPAVARAAGIVLTWDDMDKLSQVVPLLARVYPNGEADVNRFHAAGGIGFVFRELLDAGLMHADVETVLPGGMRAWCDEPTLTDGTLGFAPTVATSGDETVVRPASAPFEAQGGLRLLRGNLGRSLIKLSAVKPEFRTIEAPAVVVDDPRALNKLHASGLLPQDFVAVVRYQGPKANGMPELHSLAPLLGMLQNQGRRVALVTDGRLSGASGKIPAAIHLTPEAARGGPLARLREGDIVRLDGEAGTLEALVAADEWAARELAPSTAHCAWDIGRNLFAFNRAMVSPADQGALSISCGPPARDGGQWDYDSEYELGNDPHMAAEAPHESKDA